A segment of the Raphanus sativus cultivar WK10039 unplaced genomic scaffold, ASM80110v3 Scaffold1768, whole genome shotgun sequence genome:
AACGTCTCTGTTCTCCACTACAGCTTCAGAATCAACATTTATTAAGTATGGTCAGTATATATCTTTCTTCTACAGTAACCGACGACCCAAGAAACACCGTACATTATATaactaggcctgggcacggatcggatatccgggtttttgaaggtatttgtgatttgtttcgaatgttacggatatctaatttttcgatttgctttgattcggaaaaatacggatattcggaaaaacggatatccggaagataaatagatatttgcggatatttgtggatacttacggatatctcatttgttttgattaatacaaataatcttaaaaattcgatacaaatttgttttgtaaaatatttttttacatgatataaaagataaaaaattaaaaaatatagtgAATCTAcgtattttgtaaatttttaaacttagttaacaattataataacacaaaacttaagaaaaaaataataattgtcataaatattttcttttctttttatgtaatacttttatataagtaataatgtgaatagaatatgtaaaatcatatgttagaataataattatataattttatacatttaaaactttaaatataataaaatatacatatatttatatattgacggatcggatcggatattcgcttcccaaaattttaatattcgtgatttgcttcgatattaacggatattgaattttagtatttgctttgcttcggaagcttacggatattcggaattttcggatcaaatagtaacggataacgaatcgaatcaaatttcacggataaaatgcccacccctataTATAACTACTGAATCCTTGCGGTTGATAACATCGttattcacaaaacaaataCGCATACAGAGATTCAGTATATGTAACTTACATCGATATGCCAATACCATTCTCCAGTTTTCTTATGTTCTTTACCATCGTCACGAGCTTCCTCGTAATTTTAGCAACATCGGCTTCACGGCTTCATCCAGATGAATGTATGAGAAGAAAAAATGACTACTTTCTGAACTTATTTCTTATCCAATCACAGTCAAAATCAGTGTAAATTTATATGGTCGAtgttcaatttttcttttattatattaatgCAGCGAAGGCGCTTAAGGAGATAGCTACTACACTTGGTATCAAGGGATTGGACCTCAAATCTGAAGATCCTTGCACTATGAGCCGTCTAAAGTTTGATTTTGTTCGGACTGTTGGTGATGATGTTAACAACACCATTAAATGTGGACGCTGTGACAAcatgatgacatgtcatattaCCGACATGTAATAGTGTTATTCTTCGCTCTAATTGTTTGATCCGTTTCGCAATTCTTTTCCTTTATAAATCTTTTTGTtgcatttgaaaaaaatatagatctCTCAAGAACATGAATCTTCCTGGGAAACTTCCGCCTCAGTTAGTGAAGCTTCGG
Coding sequences within it:
- the LOC130504732 gene encoding probable LRR receptor-like serine/threonine-protein kinase At1g29720, which encodes MPIPFSSFLMFFTIVTSFLVILATSASRLHPDESKALKEIATTLGIKGLDLKSEDPCTMSRLKFDFVRTVGDDVNNTIKCGRCDNMMTCHITDISLKNMNLPGKLPPQLVKLRYLQSM